In a single window of the Streptomyces sp. CGMCC 4.7035 genome:
- a CDS encoding ATP-binding SpoIIE family protein phosphatase produces MDRGTETGERPGPLSEDGSMEHAAAGRIPLAVVVVDGDGLVSHWSRGARQLFGTPRDDAIGRSALDLLPVSGALPEDDENGTYGTYGTYGAYAAYDGLGPGLESSLDGRLSYPAAGRARLSVPDRDRVDVLWWAYPLVGPGPERLLVLAADAGVLHHPDRNAEVERIAPGFALHTDFPGAEELARQLPQILPSMSVGESARIVAQVLELGYPILEFSQNDRVPVTPDWGVPRRAERKARRARAARAVAAGRPLPDDLQDEGEDLEYAAVRERLEFLNEVSGKIGTSLDLSRTIVEVSKAVVPRFTDVAGTYLREQVVAGEGFPEGVPDTTTMWHRVAVEHTDEPGRWDDVVPVGEAMPFPAHTPFFQCMTTGEPVLVPRISEEMGHVIASQFDKRDIRPLINHRSMLVVPLKARNVVLGFMILLRHPERAEFNDMDRVTGAELAARAGLVLDNARMYTFQENVAETLQDSMLPHIAPRMTGCDIATRYLPGTLLGRVGGDWFDSVKLPGARTALVVGDVMGHGLNSAAMMGQLRTAVQTMAALDLPPGQLLRNLDDLAQRLGDTYLATCLYAVYDPIASELHIANAGHIPPVIVHADDGRSELLDLPTGAPIGVGGVPFESVRVRVAPGDRLVMCTDGLVEMRGEDIGVGLATLCESAAHPAASMDDACDTIIRALAVTFSEAGHGGRKDDVALLMARLNGIEPEDVAVRRFALDPIEVGRARAVVREQLHEWGLNPLADNAELMVGELVTNAVRHAHSRQVELRLVRGDTLLCEVDDDDHTLPTLLSTGPDHEFGRGLRVVSTLAREWGTSRTSAGKTVWFELTLPRR; encoded by the coding sequence ATGGACCGTGGCACCGAGACGGGCGAGCGACCCGGCCCCTTGTCGGAAGACGGCTCGATGGAACACGCCGCGGCCGGCCGCATCCCGTTGGCCGTGGTCGTGGTGGACGGCGACGGACTGGTCTCGCACTGGAGCCGGGGCGCGCGGCAGTTGTTCGGCACTCCCAGGGACGACGCGATCGGCCGGTCCGCCCTGGATCTGCTGCCCGTCTCCGGCGCCCTGCCCGAGGACGATGAGAACGGAACCTACGGAACCTACGGAACCTACGGGGCCTACGCGGCGTACGACGGACTCGGCCCCGGCCTGGAGTCCTCGCTCGACGGACGGCTGTCCTACCCGGCCGCGGGACGCGCCCGCCTCTCCGTGCCGGACCGCGACCGCGTGGACGTACTGTGGTGGGCGTACCCCCTGGTGGGTCCGGGCCCTGAGCGGCTGCTGGTGCTGGCCGCCGACGCCGGTGTGCTGCACCACCCGGACCGGAACGCGGAGGTCGAGCGCATCGCGCCCGGCTTCGCCCTGCACACCGACTTCCCCGGTGCGGAGGAACTCGCCCGCCAACTGCCCCAGATCCTGCCCAGCATGAGCGTCGGCGAGAGCGCCCGCATCGTCGCGCAGGTCCTCGAACTGGGCTATCCCATCCTGGAGTTCAGCCAGAACGACCGGGTCCCCGTCACCCCCGACTGGGGCGTGCCCCGGCGCGCGGAGCGCAAGGCGCGCCGCGCGCGGGCGGCACGTGCCGTGGCGGCCGGGCGGCCGTTGCCGGACGACCTCCAGGACGAGGGCGAGGACCTGGAGTACGCCGCGGTGCGCGAGCGCCTGGAGTTCCTCAACGAGGTCAGCGGGAAGATCGGCACATCGCTCGATCTGTCCCGCACCATCGTCGAGGTCAGCAAGGCCGTCGTGCCCCGCTTCACGGACGTGGCCGGCACGTATCTGCGTGAACAGGTCGTCGCGGGCGAGGGGTTCCCCGAGGGCGTGCCCGACACGACCACCATGTGGCACCGGGTTGCCGTCGAACACACTGACGAGCCGGGCCGCTGGGACGACGTCGTGCCCGTCGGCGAGGCCATGCCGTTCCCGGCGCACACGCCCTTCTTCCAGTGCATGACCACCGGCGAGCCCGTCCTCGTGCCGCGCATCAGTGAGGAGATGGGGCACGTCATCGCCTCCCAGTTCGACAAGCGTGACATCCGGCCCCTCATCAACCACCGCTCCATGCTGGTCGTGCCCCTGAAGGCGCGCAACGTGGTGCTCGGCTTCATGATCCTGCTGCGCCACCCGGAGCGCGCCGAATTCAACGACATGGACCGGGTCACCGGCGCCGAACTGGCCGCCCGCGCGGGCCTCGTGCTCGACAACGCGCGCATGTACACGTTCCAGGAGAACGTCGCGGAGACCCTCCAGGACAGCATGCTGCCGCATATCGCGCCCCGCATGACGGGCTGCGACATCGCCACCCGCTACCTCCCCGGCACCCTGCTCGGACGCGTTGGCGGCGACTGGTTCGACTCCGTGAAGCTTCCCGGTGCCCGCACCGCCCTGGTTGTCGGCGACGTCATGGGCCACGGCCTCAACTCAGCCGCAATGATGGGCCAGTTGCGTACGGCCGTACAGACCATGGCCGCCCTCGACCTGCCGCCGGGCCAACTGCTGCGCAACCTCGACGACCTCGCCCAGCGGCTCGGCGACACCTACCTCGCGACCTGTCTGTACGCCGTCTACGACCCGATCGCGAGCGAGCTGCACATCGCCAACGCGGGCCACATCCCGCCCGTGATCGTCCACGCCGACGACGGGCGCAGCGAACTGCTCGACCTGCCCACGGGCGCGCCGATCGGCGTCGGCGGGGTGCCGTTCGAGTCGGTACGCGTGCGGGTGGCGCCCGGCGACCGGCTGGTGATGTGCACCGACGGCCTGGTCGAGATGCGCGGCGAGGACATCGGCGTCGGCCTCGCGACGCTGTGCGAGTCCGCCGCGCACCCCGCGGCCTCCATGGACGACGCCTGCGACACGATCATCCGTGCCCTCGCTGTGACATTTTCAGAAGCGGGCCATGGCGGACGCAAGGACGACGTGGCGCTGCTGATGGCCCGGCTCAACGGCATCGAGCCCGAGGACGTCGCCGTACGGCGGTTCGCCCTCGACCCGATCGAGGTGGGTCGGGCCCGCGCCGTGGTCCGCGAACAGCTCCACGAGTGGGGGCTGAACCCGCTCGCCGACAACGCGGAGCTGATGGTCGGCGAGTTGGTCACCAACGCGGTACGGCACGCCCACAGCCGCCAGGTCGAACTGCGCCTGGTGCGCGGTGACACCCTGTTGTGCGAGGTGGACGACGACGACCACACCCTGCCCACGCTGCTCAGCACGGGGCCCGACCACGAGTTCGGCCGGGGACTGCGCGTGGTCAGCACGCTGGCCCGAGAGTGGGGGACCAGCCGTACGAGCGCCGGCAAGACGGTGTGGTTCGAACTGACGCTGCCGCGCCGCTGA
- a CDS encoding class I SAM-dependent methyltransferase — translation MSVTSRYREAWEGFWREAPDEPGAVLWDAGPALTAGVHLPLFEPLLTDAALPLVDLGCGNGTQTRFLADRFPHVVGADLSSSALDHARRADPAGRAGYRLLDASEKSETETLHTELGDANVYMRGVLHQCEPDDRQPLVDGIATLVGERGRVFLVELAEAAGLVLKGLAQSAEGPPAKLAPIFRHGIAPGEVANAAVPEYLRAAGLTVLASGELPLITTEYTTDGTRIELPSRWMVAGRPTSPSG, via the coding sequence ATGAGCGTGACGAGTCGGTACAGAGAAGCCTGGGAGGGCTTCTGGCGCGAGGCCCCCGACGAACCCGGGGCCGTGCTCTGGGACGCCGGTCCGGCGCTGACCGCCGGAGTCCACCTCCCCTTGTTCGAACCGCTGTTGACGGACGCTGCCCTGCCCCTCGTGGACCTCGGCTGCGGAAACGGCACCCAGACCCGCTTCCTGGCCGACCGCTTCCCGCATGTCGTCGGCGCAGACCTGTCGTCCTCGGCCCTCGATCACGCCCGGCGCGCCGACCCCGCGGGCCGGGCCGGATACCGTCTGCTGGACGCGTCGGAGAAGAGCGAGACCGAAACGCTGCACACCGAACTCGGCGACGCCAACGTCTACATGCGGGGTGTGCTCCACCAGTGCGAGCCCGACGACCGGCAGCCGCTCGTCGACGGCATCGCGACGCTGGTGGGGGAGCGGGGCCGGGTCTTCCTCGTCGAGCTCGCCGAGGCGGCGGGACTCGTCCTGAAGGGCCTGGCCCAGAGCGCCGAGGGCCCACCGGCCAAGCTCGCCCCGATCTTCCGGCACGGCATCGCTCCCGGCGAGGTGGCGAACGCTGCGGTGCCCGAGTATCTGCGGGCGGCGGGTCTCACGGTCCTGGCGAGCGGCGAACTGCCGCTGATCACCACGGAGTACACGACCGACGGCACACGCATCGAGCTGCCGTCGAGGTGGATGGTGGCGGGCCGCCCGACCAGCCCGTCGGGCTGA